A DNA window from Castanea sativa cultivar Marrone di Chiusa Pesio chromosome 7, ASM4071231v1 contains the following coding sequences:
- the LOC142643889 gene encoding uncharacterized protein LOC142643889: protein MASLAEKLVMPSSVEVLKAMAARRAMIFMEELGLRQAIFEGDSEIVVKALLGDCLDWSSIWHIVKDCKSLMGSFQTCSFSHVRQQSNGVAHALARRARKSSQLTVWMESVLPDISYLVYVDVTT, encoded by the coding sequence ATGGCCTCCTTAGCAGAAAAACTAGTCATGCCGTCATCAGTAGAAGTTCTTAAAGCGATGGCAGCAAGGAGGGCAATGATCTTCATGGAGGAATTGGGTTTGCGTCAAGCCATTTTTGAAGGAGATTCAGAGATTGTTGTAAAGGCTTTATTAGGGGACTGCCTAGACTGGTCTAGTATTTGGCACATTGTGAAAGACTGTAAGTCTTTAATGGGTTCTTTTCAAACCTGTTCTTTCTCTCATGTTAGGCAGCAGAGCAATGGAGTAGCTCATGCTTTAGCTAGGAGAGCAAGAAAGTCTTCACAGTTAACTGTATGGATGGAATCCGTTCTACCAGACATTTCCTACTTAGTGTATGTTGATGTAACGACATAA